Within the Candidatus Binatia bacterium genome, the region GAAACTGTCCTGTATCTTGTGCATCTATCCTCCCGTGGCTGGTTGCGTCATCTCGACAGCGCCATGCCCCTCCGATATACCCCGCCCGGATGTCTCTGTCGCAGCTCCGGGCCAGTGGGCTCCTTCTGGTCGCCTGCCTGTTCACTCTGGGCTGCCCTAACGGGGAAAACCTCTACGTCCCGCCGCAGGCCACCGCCGCGCCGGGCGGTAGCAACGTTTTCATCTACGTCGCAGAGGCACGAAACGCGGCTGTCGGAACCAACGGTGGCGCGGTCAGCGCCTACAGGCTGGGCGCCGATGGACTGCTCCAGGGCGGCCCGCCGCTCTCGACCGTAACGCTCGTGAACCCGCGTCGCCTGGCGGTTCACCCGGCATTGCCTGTGCTGTATGTCGCGACCCGTTCGCAGATCGTCGGGTTCGACATCTCCAACGGCTCGCTCAGGTCCCTATGCGGCGACGACAGGTTGCTCTCCCCCCCCTGCGCGACGAACCCCCGCGGCAACAACTCCCTGTTCGACATCGCGGTGGGCGCCGATGAAGACGGCACCTTTACCCTCTACGCGGCGGAAACCGGCCAAGCCGGCTCCACCAGCAACCGAAGCCGCCTCGCGGCCTATCCTCTGGGCGACAACGGTGAGCTTCCGGGCTTCGCCGGCTCACAGGGAATCGGTAACGACGTCGTCCAGTTCGAGGCACTCGCGGTCAGCTCCACGTTCGTTTGGGGAGCCGACACCGCCGTGCAGCGAATGTACCGCTTCCTGCGCGAGTCCGACGGCTCGCTGCCGGCCGAAGCTCCGACGCCGACGCCCATCAACTTCCCGACGCCAACGCCAACACCGACTCCGAACGAAGACGGGCCGACGCCCACGCCGACAGCCGAGCCGACGCCCGGACCGGACTTCTTCCTCCTAAACTTCCCCGGCCGTGTCGAAGTCCGCGAGTACCCAAACCCGGAGCCGAACGGGGACCTCGGCATGCTCTACGCCGTCGAGGAAGGCGCACAACGTCTCGGCGCCTGGCCAATCGACGAATTCTACGACCTGCCCAACATTCCGGCCAGCGAGTCGCCGGTCCGGGGCTTCTATCAGTCGATCGTGATCAAGCCCGACCAGACGCGGATCTACGGCGCACTCTTCCAGGACGGCACCGTCGCGTCGTACCGCCTGAACGAGAACGGTGGCATCATCGCATCGTCCGAGGCGATCACGCTACCCAACCCTGCATCCTACCCGACGGGTCTCGGCTACCTTGAGTTCACGCCGACGGGCAACGCACCATCCAAGACCGTCCTCGTGTCGCAGGGCGGCCTCGACCGTGTCGATGGTTTCCGTGTCCGAGAGGACGGAAGTCTCGACGAGAAGCCCTATACCTCGACCGTGCCGCGCACGGGCACCTTCCCGTCCGACATCGCGATCAAAGTCCTGCCCTGAGCGGGCCGGCCGCTTCAGCCTCGGCGCGACTTTAAAGCGGCGCGCCGAGACCGGCCGAGAGCTGGTCTGCGATTCGAAGCGCGAGCGCCATCACCGTGAGCTGCGGGTTTGGACCGGTCGAAGCCGGGAAAAGGCTCGCGTCCGCAACGTAGAGATCCCGCAGGCCGTGGAGCTTGCCGCCGGAATTGGTCGCGCCGCGCCGCGGGTCGTCGGACATACGCACCGTTCCAATCGGATGCCATCCGTCGAGAGCGAAGTCGCGCAGCGGCGTACGCGCCTCAGCGAGAGCACGCGCCTCATCGGGTGACGACAGGCGCGGAACCGAACGCAGCGCCGGGTAGACTTCCTCGGCACCGGCCGCAAACGCCAACTCCGCAGTGACGCCGATCGCGCGAAGCAACCGCTTTCGATCCGCCTCACGAAGCCGGTAACGCACCGAGCGCCGACCCCGTCGGCCCACGCGAACCATACCGGTCGACTCCTCGCGGATCGTCGCGGCAAACGAGCCGAGCCGCGTGACCCGACTCATGACTTCCTTGTGCACCTCCCCAAAGCCGGGAATGGACGGGGCAAGCTCCTCGGGACGCGGGAAGTGACTCCGGATCGAGATTCCCTGCGACTCGAGCGAACGCACCGCAAAACCCTCGGGAACGCTGGCCCACCCGCGAACGTCTCCGCCAAAGCGCGCGGTGACACGCGCGGTGGGATGAAGGCGCAGGTGCTTCCCGAGATGTGGGCGTCCCCGACCAAGCCCGCTGCGCAACAACAGGTGCGGTGTCAGAAGCGCGCCACACGCGACGACCACTCGCTCCGCAACCACCCGCAACTTACGCCCCGTCGCACGACCCTCGGCCGACAGGAACTCCGCCGCCACCCCGAACGCCCGCCCCTGAGACACGAGAAGCTCCGAAGCCCTCGCTCGCGTGTAGAGCGCCGCGCCGGCCTCGATCGCCTGCGGCACGTAGCTCACGTGCATCGCCTGCTTCGCATCCTGGGGACACCCCTGCAGGCACACGCCCGAACCCAGACAGCCGTGCGCGCCCCGCCGAACGCGCTCTCCCGCGTACCCCGTATTCCGCGCACCGACTTCGAGGAGCTCCGCGTTCCGCCCGTACGTGATGTCGGGAACCGCGGCGATCTCGAGATCCTCGGTGATCCGCTCGAAGTACGGCCGCAACGCCGCCGCGTCGAGATCGGCGAGCCCGTGGTCGGCCGCCCAACCGTTCAAAACGTCGTCGGCCGGCTGCTCGTACGTCCCGGCGCCCAGCACGGTCGTCCCGCCGACGCAGCGACCGAGGCGCAGGCCGATCGCCGTGCCGTACGCACTGCCGAGCTGAGCCACGTCGCGATCGAGCACTGCCGCGCCGGGCCTCGGCCCCATCTCTCCTCCGAGGTGGTACGCGCCCTCTTCCACCAGGATCACCGAGTGGCCGCCGCGAGCGAGCGACAACGCGACGGAGGCCCCGCCCGCACCGCTTCCGATGACGCAGACCTGCGCGCGGTCCGAGACGTCGCGTTCGAACTCTGCGCCGTCGTGCACGCGTTCGGAATCACGCAGCGCACGAAGTCGTTCGGGCGTCGGCGTCAATGCGGCCCCCACAGAGGACTCATTGCGAGGTCTGGCCTCCGGTACGAATCAGCCGCAGGACCGGAGTCCCGACTTCGGGCTGGCGAAGCACGCCTCGGTCCGACGCCTCACCCGCCGATTCCGCCTCGAGGCGAGCACGGTGGGCATCGCGGTTCGGCCCTTCGGCCAGTCGACGATCGAGATAGCGCCGATCGAAGCCGATCTCGCCCTGGACACGAGCATCCGCATAGTACGCGGCGAGCGCCGCCGCGCGCCAAGCGAGAGCGATCCGCCGAAGAGCACCAACCCTCGAGCCACACAACCGGTTCAGGACTTCACTGCGGGTATCGGGCGATGCCTGAGTGAACGACTCGCGAGCGACCCATCGGCTCGCGAGATCCAACTGTCGCAACTCGAGGCGAATCCCGACCTCGGTCCGGCCGACACTCCGTCGCGCGAGAACGCGCTCCCGGACGCCCGATTCCGAGGCACCGATCTCGACCGCACCGCCCTCGGGGACCAGGGTCGAAAGCACGGCCTGGAGGAGCGCCTCGTCCCGCCGCTCGCGTGCCTCGCCGGGAAGGTCGGCGAACCACAGCCGCCCCCACGCACAGGCGCACAGGAGGGCGGACGCGAGCTCGATGGCGGCCCCCGACCCGAGGACCCGGGCCTGCGGACCCGCCCCTGCGGAAGCCCACAGTCCGAGCGCGGTGAGGCCCGATGCCCCCAGCGCCCCGGCCAGAGCGAGCATCAAAAACGTCTGCCGGCGCGGCGCACGGGCGATCCGGCCGGCCACCAGTGCCGCCATCACGGCGTACGCAATCGCGAACGGAATCCAGGGGGATGCCTCCGGAGCGAAACCCAGGAGGTTCCCGGTCACCCCGAGCAGCGACAGCGCGAGCGTTCCGCCGAGCAACCCAAAGGCCGCCGCAGCGCTACCAAAGAGCCACCGGAGGCGCCGATCCAGGGGGTCGCGCACGCGCGTTTGTACCACGACCGCGGGGGGCCTGACTACGAATCGGGCACCGACTCGGTTGACCGCAGCGCCTGCCGACCGTAAACCCGGGCGCAAAGGAGCGCATCATGGAAACCGTAGGAACGTTGGCAGCAGACTCGGGCTTTCTCACCTTCGCCCGATTCTCGGTAATCGCATTCTTCGCAATCGTCTTCCTTCAGTCGGGCATCAACAAGGTCGTCGATTCCGAAGGGAACAAGGCCTACATGCAGGAGGCCTTCTCGCAGGCGCCCACCCTCCAGGGGATGATGGGCTCGCTGTTCTGGGCGCTCACCGCACTCGAGCTAGCCGCAGGGATTTTCTGCGGACTCAGCCTCGTCACGTTCAGCTTCATGTCCGGCGGCTTCCTCGCGCGTTGGGGCATGCGCTTCGCGACGATCTCGCTCCTCGCGCTCCTCTTCGGCCAACGCATGGCCAAGGACTACGCGGGTGCCGCGGTCGTGGCCGCGTACTTCGCGGTCGCATTGCTCGGCAACCTGGTCTTCGCGCTCGGGCGCTAGCCCGATTTACTTGTCGAGCTCCTCGCGGACCGAATAGAACTTCTGCCGCGCCTCGGTGACGAATCCGTCGAGGTTGCGGCGGTGGTTCGCGATAAAGCTCGTGTCGCCACCGTTCAACACGACGAGTGGCTTCATCGCGCCGCAGCGAGCGAGCGGCTCTTCGGCCTCATCGAAGAGCGTGACGAGGATCGGGCGCGAGTTGAGTTCGCGCGAGTACTCGATCTTGATGGCTGGCATCATTTGGGCCATCACATGACAGTAACCGGTGGTTCGGTAGTAGACGTCGTCGACCTGGAACCACGGCACCTCGTCTCGCAGGAGGTCGGAGTGCGCCGAGCCGAGCAGATCACCCCATACCTGGATCAGGCGCATCAGTTCGACGTTCCTCGCGTTGATTTGACGCGAGGTTGCCGGGTCCTTCTGCAGCCCTTCGACGTAGGCCTCGAGGTGCTCGACGGCCGTGCGGTAGCGATCCTCGGCCGACGGGAACGCCCACTTCTCGGGGTCGTTGCGTAGCAGGTTGTCCGCCTGCACAAGGTTCTCGTCGTACTCGTCGCTGGAGATCTTGGTGAGGTGGTCCTTGAAGACCCGGACCGTCTCACGCAGGGCCTGCAGGATTCCCATCTGCCGGCTCGCATTATTGTCGGCCATGAGCGTCGGACCCCAGATGACCAGATCGTTCGGCCGCCACCCCGTCATCCCCCGCAGCTCCGTATCCATGATCGTCGCGGTCCCCGTGCCGAAGGCCACTCCGGGAAGCGACCCCTCGGGCACCGCCCCGATCCAGTCGATCTCCAACTCGTTGTGCGCCTTCTGACCGAAGTGCAGAACGAGCGGCGAGACGAGGAACACGAGGGCCATCAAGACCGCGAGGATAGGGACGAGACGTCGCATCAGCCAGTACGCTCCTTCAATCGATCGACGATCTGCACCGTCGCCGAATTCATCGCTGCGCGGGTCGCCTGGGCGAGCGCGCTTTCGGCCACCGCGGTGCTCGCGCTGCCGAAACCAAACAGAGAGAAACCACTTGTAGCGTTCTCCGAGGTGAAACTCCCGTTGGCTACCGCAGTCCCAACTATGCGTCCATTTCGCGCGTCGACGATGTTCAGATCGACCCCGACCTGCCCCGTTCGGCGCGCGACCGACTCCTGGTAGCCCGGATTCGCAACCGCGAGCCCCAGCCCCGTGTACGCGGCGGGGCTGTTCCCCGCGATCGCGCCGGCGATCCCGAGCGCGACGCCGATCAAACCGAGGCTACTACCAGTGCCCGACTCGTCGGACTCCGATATCTCGTTGAACTCGGTCACCGCGCCGCGAAGCAGATAGGGACCGGCCTCGCCCTTGCCCACGAGACGATCGATGCGATCGCGGTTCTGCCAGTAGTAGTCGTAGTCGATGACGATCAGGTTGCCGACGTTCGAGAGCGCGCTCACGAGCTGCGTCTGAACGCTCTCCCCGACATGAGCAGAGAGCTGTTGCCGGGGCGGCGTCCAACCGATCGGCCGCGGACCGTGCGGGAGGACCCCCCAGCTGCCCGGGCCGTACACGATGCTCTGGACGGGCGGTCCGGCGACAGCAGAATCCGCCTGAAGAGCGAAGGGTTCGACGGCGACGACGAAGCGGGGAAACCGCGGATCGTACGGCACCCGGACCAGCGGCACCTCGGCCGCCTCCGGAGCGTACGGCTCGGCCTGCACACCGGCCGCGTCCACCCTGGCGCGGGTACAGCCGCCGAGCGGCGCGAGGAAGAAGGCAGCCATCACGAGGCTGGCAAGGAATCGAGATCGTGCGGGGTTGCGCATCGGGGTCCTCTCCCGGGCGCTAGGCTCGAGCCCCGCACCCTGTTGAAGTCGCAAAGTCGCTGCGAAAGCGAACACGAGCCCCTGTGCGAGGTGACGGCACCCGGGTGAATTATTGCCTCGACCGATGGATCAGGGGCGAGGCTTCGGTGGGGACGGGAGCTTTTCGTGATTTCGGCCGGATGCAGGAGCCACTACCGGTGCAGGATCTCTGCGAGCGCGTCGCCGAGGCTGCGATAGCGAAAGCGATAGCCCGCGGCCTCAGCCCCCGCCGGTAGGACCCGCTGCCCGGTGAGCAGCATCTCGGCCATCTCTCCCAACGCCAGGCGCATGGCGAACGGCGGTACGGAGATCCACGAGGGGCGCCGCATCGCCGCGCCGAGGGCGCGCGAGAAATCGGCCATCGTCCGGGCATCGGGCGCCACGACGTTGATCGGGCCCACCATCCGATCGTTCGTCAGCGAGTCGACCAAAAGCGCTACCACGTCCTGCTTGTGGACCCACGAGAGCCACTGCTTCCCGCTTCCGATCGGGCCTCCGAGGAACATCTGAAACGGCACGATCATCCGCTCGACCGCTCCGCCGCCCTCCCCGAGAACCACGCCGATGCGCGGCAGAACGAGACGCACACCCAGCTCCGAAACCTGCGCCGCCTCCGCCTCCCAGTCGACGCAAAGGCGAGCGAGGAAATCGTCTCCGGGTGGTGCGCTCTCGGCAAGCTTCTCGTTCCCACTCGGACCGTAGTAGCCCACCGCCGAAGCGCTCACGAAGACCGATGGCCGGTGCGCCACGAGCGCGCACGCATCGACGAGTGATCGGGTCGTCGCAATCCTGCTTCGTCGCAGCGCGTGCTTGCGACCTGGCGT harbors:
- a CDS encoding TIGR01777 family oxidoreductase → MRVLVSGGTGFVGRALCPALLRAGHDVRVSTRDVEAAARRLPSIVQLVHPGSSEGWAQAVDGCDAVINLAGESIAEGRWTPGRKHALRRSRIATTRSLVDACALVAHRPSVFVSASAVGYYGPSGNEKLAESAPPGDDFLARLCVDWEAEAAQVSELGVRLVLPRIGVVLGEGGGAVERMIVPFQMFLGGPIGSGKQWLSWVHKQDVVALLVDSLTNDRMVGPINVVAPDARTMADFSRALGAAMRRPSWISVPPFAMRLALGEMAEMLLTGQRVLPAGAEAAGYRFRYRSLGDALAEILHR
- a CDS encoding DoxX family protein; this translates as METVGTLAADSGFLTFARFSVIAFFAIVFLQSGINKVVDSEGNKAYMQEAFSQAPTLQGMMGSLFWALTALELAAGIFCGLSLVTFSFMSGGFLARWGMRFATISLLALLFGQRMAKDYAGAAVVAAYFAVALLGNLVFALGR
- a CDS encoding GMC family oxidoreductase, which translates into the protein MGAALTPTPERLRALRDSERVHDGAEFERDVSDRAQVCVIGSGAGGASVALSLARGGHSVILVEEGAYHLGGEMGPRPGAAVLDRDVAQLGSAYGTAIGLRLGRCVGGTTVLGAGTYEQPADDVLNGWAADHGLADLDAAALRPYFERITEDLEIAAVPDITYGRNAELLEVGARNTGYAGERVRRGAHGCLGSGVCLQGCPQDAKQAMHVSYVPQAIEAGAALYTRARASELLVSQGRAFGVAAEFLSAEGRATGRKLRVVAERVVVACGALLTPHLLLRSGLGRGRPHLGKHLRLHPTARVTARFGGDVRGWASVPEGFAVRSLESQGISIRSHFPRPEELAPSIPGFGEVHKEVMSRVTRLGSFAATIREESTGMVRVGRRGRRSVRYRLREADRKRLLRAIGVTAELAFAAGAEEVYPALRSVPRLSSPDEARALAEARTPLRDFALDGWHPIGTVRMSDDPRRGATNSGGKLHGLRDLYVADASLFPASTGPNPQLTVMALALRIADQLSAGLGAPL
- a CDS encoding CsgG/HfaB family protein, whose protein sequence is MRNPARSRFLASLVMAAFFLAPLGGCTRARVDAAGVQAEPYAPEAAEVPLVRVPYDPRFPRFVVAVEPFALQADSAVAGPPVQSIVYGPGSWGVLPHGPRPIGWTPPRQQLSAHVGESVQTQLVSALSNVGNLIVIDYDYYWQNRDRIDRLVGKGEAGPYLLRGAVTEFNEISESDESGTGSSLGLIGVALGIAGAIAGNSPAAYTGLGLAVANPGYQESVARRTGQVGVDLNIVDARNGRIVGTAVANGSFTSENATSGFSLFGFGSASTAVAESALAQATRAAMNSATVQIVDRLKERTG
- a CDS encoding DUF2333 family protein, which produces MRRLVPILAVLMALVFLVSPLVLHFGQKAHNELEIDWIGAVPEGSLPGVAFGTGTATIMDTELRGMTGWRPNDLVIWGPTLMADNNASRQMGILQALRETVRVFKDHLTKISSDEYDENLVQADNLLRNDPEKWAFPSAEDRYRTAVEHLEAYVEGLQKDPATSRQINARNVELMRLIQVWGDLLGSAHSDLLRDEVPWFQVDDVYYRTTGYCHVMAQMMPAIKIEYSRELNSRPILVTLFDEAEEPLARCGAMKPLVVLNGGDTSFIANHRRNLDGFVTEARQKFYSVREELDK